A single window of Nitrospira sp. CR1.1 DNA harbors:
- a CDS encoding flavodoxin family protein, with amino-acid sequence MVLMWRLLFLCTACILPWPAIGAAADSPTIIQVLVAYHSRTGNTERMAAAVAEGVRMVPHAQVVVRRVGNVTAEELFAADAIVLGSPVYWSNMAGEVKAFIDDWQFKFGVFPDFKLKNKVGAAFATGGQISSGKELTMLSILAAMLGNYMITVSGGGAFGASATTEGNSPGIDEQELSSARELGRRVAEVAGAVKRGFELQEGLVRSSPK; translated from the coding sequence CTGCACGGCCTGTATTCTGCCATGGCCTGCCATCGGCGCAGCGGCCGATAGTCCGACAATTATTCAGGTATTGGTGGCCTACCACTCACGCACCGGGAATACTGAGCGAATGGCTGCGGCGGTTGCCGAGGGGGTTCGAATGGTGCCTCACGCGCAGGTCGTCGTCCGGCGTGTAGGGAATGTGACGGCAGAGGAGTTATTTGCTGCAGATGCCATTGTGCTCGGGTCGCCGGTTTATTGGTCGAATATGGCCGGGGAGGTCAAGGCGTTTATCGATGACTGGCAGTTCAAGTTCGGCGTCTTTCCCGACTTTAAGCTGAAGAACAAAGTGGGGGCGGCATTCGCAACCGGCGGTCAGATTTCCAGCGGGAAAGAGCTGACGATGCTCTCTATTCTTGCCGCGATGCTGGGAAATTATATGATCACTGTTAGCGGCGGCGGTGCATTTGGAGCTTCTGCCACAACGGAAGGCAATAGTCCTGGGATTGATGAGCAGGAACTTTCCAGCGCGCGTGAATTGGGAAGACGTGTAGCTGAGGTCGCCGGCGCAGTCAAGCGCGGATTTGAATTGCAAGAAGGTCTGGTGCGGTCGAGCCCAAAATGA
- a CDS encoding (2Fe-2S)-binding protein, protein MYVCLCKGLTESDVREAGRQGSLTTRQIIAEFGLRENGCCGRCAKNIHELVALAKSHLENACRNPVSS, encoded by the coding sequence ATGTATGTCTGCTTATGTAAGGGCTTAACGGAATCAGATGTGCGGGAAGCGGGCCGTCAGGGGTCCCTAACCACAAGACAAATTATCGCTGAGTTCGGTTTGCGAGAAAATGGTTGCTGTGGTCGTTGTGCCAAAAATATCCACGAACTGGTCGCACTCGCGAAGAGCCATCTGGAGAATGCCTGCCGCAACCCTGTTTCATCCTAA